In Dermacentor variabilis isolate Ectoservices chromosome 1, ASM5094787v1, whole genome shotgun sequence, the genomic stretch ATCAACTTCGAGCTCCGCGAATTCAATCCAGGAAGGCCGGCCTTGGCGTGTCTCCAGATCACCCAGATCTATCGCCGGGTGAACTGCGACAAGTCGCGCACGGCCAGCATGGTCAACGGCTGCTTCCTCCTCGCGGAGCTCTCCCTGTGGAATGAATTCCTGTGGGTCATCAACTTCGAGCTCCGCGAATTCAATCCAGGACGGCCGGCCTTGGCGTGTCTCCAGATCACCCAGATCTATCGCCGGGTGAACTGCGACAAGTCGCGCACGGCCAGCATGGCCAACGGCTGCTTCCTCCTCGCGGAGCTCTCCCTGTGGAATGAATTCCTGTGGGTCATCAACTTCGAGCTCCGCGAATTCAATCCAGGACGGCCGGCCTTGGCGTGTCTCCAGATCACCCAGATCTATCGCCGGGTGAACTGCGACAAGTCGCGCACGGCCAGCATGGACAACGGCTGCTTCCTCCTCGCGGAGCTCTCCCTGTGGAATGAATTCCTGTGGGTCATCAACTTCGAGCTCCGCGAATTCAATCCAGGACGGCCGGCCTTGGCGTGTCTCCAGATCACCCAGATCTATCGCCGGGTGAACTGCGACAAGTCGCGCACGGCCAGCATGGTCAACGGCTGCTTCCTCCTCGCGGAGCTCTCCCTGTGGAATGAATTCCTGTGGGTCATCAACTTCGAGCTCCGTGAATTCAGTCCAGGACGACCGGTCTCGACATATCGGCGCGGACGCAGTCTTCCCGTTGCGTACAACACGCAGTGTAGGCACTCGTTCGCGCTAGTCCACTGGCTGCTTATGGAGCACCTCTGCATCGAGATCGTGGAGCTGTGCGAGTCACGCATCTCGCAGAACCCCTCCGTCTTATGGGAGGGCCTCATGCTGGGCCACAACCTGGCGCGCGTTGAGCTGCGCCAATACCCGCTAGACGACTGCTCGACCAGGAACCTGATGGATGGGCTCCGCTGCATGGTGACTACGCTGGACACGCTGGAGATCGGGAGCAAGCGATTCTCTAGCGTTGGCGTGCCCATGCAGTCTGAGCTATTTGGAAGCTGCGAAGCCCTGCGCACGTTAATCTTCCTCGAGAACTGCATCGACGGGCACAAGACCGAGACCCTGATGCGCTGCTGCGCTGTGCACCGCGGCCTGCGCAATATCAACATCCATGATCTTTTTGCGACGGTTGAGGCCTGCTACGTTATGGCCGActtgatgtctcgcagcgtggTCATCGCGGAGCTCGTCGTGAGCCGCTGGGCACCGGGCGCGTACGGACTGCTCCATTGGTTCGAGGCGCTGTTCACTGCGTTGCCCACCGGTACGCACCGCTCGAGACGTTCGAAATGAAACGACACTGTACTTCGGGATCTCTTTGGAGCACTGAGCGGCAGCTCGGTCCTGACCAGGCTGACAGTTTTGTGCAGCGCGTGCTTTCGTCTTATTTCAAACCGGAACCACGAAATTATTCGACGTCAAACAATGATTTACAAGCGCCTTAGCTTGGACTGAGAGTAATATGAAGAGTACGACCTTAAACTGGATCTTTCTTCGCTGATGAGTCCTgtatttaagaggaaaaaatcACTGATTAAGTCTAAGAAATTAATCTGCTTGTCTAAGCCGAGGTAGCCTTTCTTTTAGTGTCCTTTTATTATTAATCATTGTTTACAACTCAGTCAAAAGGTATCATGGTGCCGTTTTAGACTAGACGTCCGTATTATTTGGCGTATCATGCACCTTATTCGGTATGTGGAATGCTGCAGACTCTGAACGATGATCTCTTGAGCTCCCCTAAATGCGCGTGCGAATAGCAGGCTTTCCTTATCTCTTCGACTGAAGGGTGCAGGTGGTTGTTTTATAGTATTCTTTGCATATAGCCGTCTACTACCATAAGGAAAGTACGTTTCAGGTAGCCTGGACGTTACTTAGCATTTGATAGCAACCGTGCGGACTAGATGTGGCAGATGTGAGCACTGCTGATCTGTTACAAGCGTATGAAACGTATTACTATTTTCTGTCTTCATTAACTTCTCCTTCGCGCCAACAGTGAGCAGTGCGACTGCAAAGGCAAGCTGCCTCGGTCCGCAATCTGTGTGGATATCATAAAGATTTGTCTATACTACGACTGACGAGTCCTGATTGCTCAATTAGTTGCGGGACTGCCTGCCACGACTATACTCACATACTGCCGTGATACTTGCTTCCGTGAGCTTCAAACAACTACTGCACGCTATACGTAGCGGGAACCGCCCGGCCGTGCTTTATAATTGCTTACCGTATCTTCCTTCGTATTCAGCAGATAATTCTGGATAACCAGGATCATCCGCAGAGGACTTTCGGGCATGCGTCTCTTGATAATATTTTCTCCTCTTGGATCCGCGCAAACTGGGGCCGAATTTTTAGTGCCCTTCGATTTAAAAAGAGTTGTTTTGTCGTTGGCCGGCCGCATTTCCTAGTAATGTGTGAAATAAATACATGATGATTGGCTGGCACCACTTCTGCGAACAGTTCATAACTCCTTCGAGGACATGGGCCCAGTCTTTTTTTGTAGTCAGAACACGGGACACGTTTTCTAGGCTATGTACCAATTGACTTAATCACTGAGGATTTCGTGTTATAATTTGAGCAACTGAACGCCTTCCTTGTTCCAGCATAAATATGCTTGGGCCAGAAGTGCCGCTGCGCCGCATGAAAACCTGAACTAAGCTTTCTCCTTGTTTCTTATATTGTGCAGATGAATTGGGCGACTACTTCAGGCGACTTCGCGGGCTCATAGAGGATTCGTACACTAGCAACGATAACATGCCTGTCGTCATGGTATGCCATAGTATGGGATGCCCCAACCTGAGATACTTTTTTAGTCGTCAACCGCAGGCCTGGAAAGACAAATATGTTAGGGCCATGGTGACCCTCGGGGGAGCTTGGGGCGGCGCCGTCAAGGCACTCAAGGCCTATGCTTCCGGTGAGTCGCGAATCACTTCTGTTTTTCTGTGGTGATAGCAATTGTACCGGCCATTTTAAAGGCATATCACACAAGAAATAGATTGAATGTGTAGGAGTCCTCAAATAGTGACAGGGAATACAAACGAGCCAAAGTCGACTTTTCCTGCACAGGACATGTAGTTTTGGATGTAGCTCTCTGCAAGAGGAAGTAAGTTTATCCCATGTAAACTGTGCTCAACAGGCACGATCATAGCAGTTTATGCACACCGTGAATATTTGTTAGAACGCCATTGCGGCCATGATACAAGGATAACCGTAAGGAGGCCTTGTCAGACAGAGACTCGGCAGCCCGAGTCAATGAATGAGCTAAACAGCTCGAATACAATATCCCTTCACATGACCTAGCACCATGGTTAATGGTGGTTAGGCAGGCAAAAGCTAAAATACGAAAGCaagctaaaaaaaatgaaaattgtgCAAATATTAAAACATATCTATATAATAAAGAGGATAATATTTGCGATGAGAGTGTGTGATTTCAAGTGGGAAGGACATTTGAAGACATCAAATGATTTTGAATACAATGGGCAATTTTGAGAAAAGTCCAATTACAAGTGTATGGCTCAAACCCCTTATAATCAGCCTGTCTGACCTCACAGTGCTGCCTTCTTGTGGCACTGGTGACTGGACGGGAAAGGGCGACAAGGCGCGCTGTTCATTTTCTATTCCGCCCTTGTGTGCTTTAACACATAACGTAGAGAATTAAAGAAGAAAAGTTAGACTACTTCTATTCGCCAAGTTCATCTTGTAGAGCGCAGTAAGGCTGTAAAGTAGATTTTTTATTTGCTAGATGGGAGAACACGACGTTGACGAGTGTCGTTTGCTCGGTTGGCCGTATAATGTGTAGTTTTAGCACTTCATTTCaaccatgaaagaaagaatgtTATATTTCCAGATGCTAGCTTTATTCTTATCTGTTAAAACCATTTCCTCAACTTAGAGAGGAAGACTTTTTTTACTAAAAGTATAATGGAGCTCAGAGCCGTTGTGTTCTTGGTTCGAGAACCTACGCAAATTCGTGAAACTTTTTCTTAGTTTATTCTCGTTTCTGTGACTTCGAGCGTGATGTTACGGTCATATCCCGACACTAATTCATAACTGCGTAGCGCAGTGAAAGCAGCTGGACTTTCTCTGTTTCGAACATGTGGCTGCGCCAGCAAAAGGTGCGAGTGCTTTTTTCGCGTACAAACAACGTTTTGTCGTAATGCCTAAAGGCGAGCAGACTTGGCTGTTCGTAAAGAGCGCGGATCCTGCTGCTTTTTTCAGTGTCCAGGGACGTAAGTGCCCAGGGACGTCTACTACAGCGGCGTTGTCTTCGCAGGCGAGAATTTGGGTGTCGTGGTGATCAACCCTTTGTCGGTGCGACCCGAACAACGATCGACACCTAGCTTGGCCTACATGCTGCCCAACCGGCTCTACTGGAACGAGTCCGAGGTTCTGGTGAAGACTCTTAAGCGGAGTTACGGCCTGGCAGACTACGAGGCCTTCTTCAGTGACATCGGTTTTCCAGATGGTTACGAAATGTTTAAGGACACTCGGACGTTTATGCTCGACACCACGGCGCCAGGCGTTGAGATCCATTGTCTGCACGGCCGAAACGTCAGCACCATTGAGAGGTATGCTACACTGACATATACTGTCGGCAGCAGTTTAGGCTAAATTGAGGCTGCCGTTAGTTATttcaaagaaggaaaacatgagaAAATGGCCTATTCGAAGGATCGACTATTTGAACATCGTCACTGATAAACACAGGTGAAGTAGAAAGGATAGGAAAAGATGCACGCAAACAGGACAAAAAGAGAATGACACACCGAGAAGTTCATGCGAAATAAGTCAGTGCGGTGTATACCATGGGTtagaaggattggcggggggtggCAAACTGGCTGGCCATTGTCGCCACTGCCGTGCATGCCTAGGATCCGCGACACAAAAGTtttgaagatgtttgcgtcacaactgagccgagaaatttatGAAGCATACTGtgtaaaaatgcaatctggcagctgcgtaaggaGCTCTTCAGTGTCACTGAGTGAAAAAGAGTTAAATTATTTACATAGAAATTTGtgccactcacgcccgcatgccaatgtCGAGTGATGGCTGTCCGATGATTatcaagtgtgattatgatacatTTATAAATGTGTAGCTTTCCTGGAGTAAATCTGAGTTGAAGTTTCGCGCTTGtccagtgtgtttccttcttcgtccgttgtcgtttgcgctgTTACATAATGCATTCTTCTATCAAGCGACCATTTATTCCTTCCTATGAACGCCCCTTTCGTGTGATTTCGCGTTAAGTGAAAACCCTGAAGATTGACGTTCGCGGCAAGGAAGAGACAGGGTCGTGGGACTGCGTGAAACCAGCCTATCTTGAATATTAACTCTTCATTCCATCCACCACTCCCACCTAAGCCTCCGGCATaattggggggtggggggggggagggcttgtagcgaccgtccgtcacgTCGCCGTGCCTcaccgtgggggtcattgccccctgctttTTCTTGGAACCGATGCGCCTGCCTGACTGGGGCGTCACGGCTGCCACTCGGTAAACCTACTTTtactgcttttacttttgaataaagccagtcgactcccAGTAATCAAGCTGtgaaaacgtgtattccttgcctccgcaaAACTGAGCTCCCAACATACTCAatcgccgatgcaagcatcgggcgcaaACCCACAAGGTTgtttaaaaagtaaaaaaaaaaagaaagaaacgtctcCTCGTTTATATCAGGTCACTCTTCCTTGCTTTCAAAGCGactagcattgcctacattgtgcgttttttcttatctgattggctgacaagaggagaacagcacgctcaagtggaaatgGTTTCGATAGCGCCGAGCCAGCACAGCGAAAGTAGATAACAAGAAGTAGAGtacaagaaataataaaagaagggTGTCCTAAGATATATTATCGTAGCAAGTTATAAACAAGCGGAGATAAAGGTGTTTGAAGGAGATCAGGAGATCCTTCATGACTCGCGGCAACACACTGACATTGGAAAATAAAATTTTTCTAAAGCTAACACTTTTCATTCGCTCGGAGAGTCTTAGTGGCTTTCGGAATTCCAGCCTGCGGTCAATGAGATCTGCTGACTTCTTCTCTTAGGCAACGGAAGCTTGGGGCGCTTTACGCGTTTGTTTTTCGGAGCAGTTTGCGTGGAGGTATGCACATTGCTATGTGATCAATTTCGCGTCGCAGGTTTCCCATGATGAGACCAAGGTCGAACGTGCGGCCTAATTTTGATGTATTGTGGCAAAGGTGATAAGCCATCAGTAGATTCTGTTATGCCACCCACTTGCGGTTACAAGTTacgagatgtcggcagcgtcagGGTGGTATGAAGTCTCGGAAATCAAAGATTTGCATATGAAACGCTATCTTAAGTAATTCGCTCTAGCAGTCCAATTGTCCAAAATTTGTAGACACAGAGCCAGCTATCAGAAGGCAATAGGAAGACTTCAAGCGAAATTGAGTGTCAATTGAAAGAAGACATGTTTTATGGAACTTTTTCCTGATAAACTTAGAAAGTCAAAAGAAATTCGATGCGACCCTCACGAGGTCGATGTGTCTACTTCGTCTAGTACCATTGGCGAGACTTAATAAAAGTCGCAGAGGAGGCGGGTGGAGGGGAGTGGCATGTTTGCGCCAAAGTAGCCTAAAGTAATCTACAGCACGGCGTGCTCATTTTCACGCCATCAGTCGGATGTACGGCGTAGGCTGAAGAACGCTCCAGGGATTCACAAATTTCATAAGGTCATAAGCACTTTGCCACTTTATAAAATCAAGGATCAATTGAGTTCTGCATACCGACCTAAACATCCGCGAAGAGAACAACGAGTGGGTCTGACTTGAATGCTGAAGCCAGCTTTTGCTGAATCTCGATGAATGAGGCCCTTAGCTGGATTTTCCACTCCTGCCGTTTTTTTACTATAAAACGTCGTATCCTATGCTCCACAGAAAGTGTCAGCCTGAGGCCCAGATGAATGGATTTCAAAGATAGTAGACATCGTTTGATGACAAAGGCGTTTCTACGAACTGTATGGAATTATATGAGTCATGGTGACGTCATTATAACGTAAATGAAACAGACACAACGTACACACCGTCTTACATCAGGAGCCTGCAACTGGGTTACTTGTGTAAAGGAGCAGGCAACTGGTCGATAAACCATCGTATGTTAACCTCGAGGCATCAAGGCTACCAGGTACACTCGCTGTGCAGTGAGCGAGATGAAAAcgtgacagtcactttagcatacgctaaacaGCATGAAGGCGAAAGCGTGCGCGCTCACGTGACATTCATTAAATTAgctgacattctcattcgaatgtgtTGCTACTTCcgattacttgttttctcccaccaaaggtcgtgggttcgggtgccttaattaactatatcttaattatttgtgccttaattaacatcgccttaaTTAATACtataggttgtgggttcgacctACAATGGTAGCACTATAAATTTTgctgccattgaattttggtacGACCATAGGTGGAGGCTTCTACtatcaccaaaggtcgtgagttcgagcgCCTTAATTGAATTTGCCATAAGTAactatgccttaattaacttcacgttaattaacagcaaaggtcgtgggttctactCTCACCAGTGGGAGTAGGTTCGGCTCCCATCAATTTTAGTACCATTAACTTTTGATGCCATAACACCGGGTAGGTAAACTTTCTTCGATGACGCCGGACATAGATTTTTTCGACCCACGAGCCACTAAGGCTTTCGCCATAACAAGGATAACCGAGGGCCTCTATTTTTAGTAACAGCCATACAAAACTGTCAGACAGTGAAGCCAAAGAGAGCTTAGTGCAACTTAATTTTAATGTAACTGTAGGATTAATTATGACTGATGGCTAAATTTCtggtaaacatatatatatatatatatatataaaggaacgTTAACGGGAAATGGAAATAGAATGTAACTTGCCGCTAACGGGTGCTGAACTCCCGTACGTAGCGTGCGAGGTGGCAGTGCGGATGTTGTGCGGCTGATCGGCGGCTGGCGGCTGGCTTCTCATGGTTTTTCCTAAAAATCGAGTCACTGAGTTCTCCTGATACCGAAAGTATAGTTTCACGGTATTTACCAAAATGCGCCTTAGTATAGGGGATTTAGCTGCAGCTAAATATAGCCCGTCCCTCTGTTtgccttcttctcgttcattcgTAGCGAGTGTCTCGAACCTGGCAACCTTGATGCGATTAGGTAGCATATGAGGGCCTATTATAGCTACATGTCTGCTCTTCTACGTTGACGTGCTACGTTCACGTGCTACATGTTCCACATCCTCCCGCCATGGccctgagtggcgctggctataAGGGCTAGATATAGTatgcataaatacccaagatagTAAACGGATTGATGACCGTCGCCGCAGTAGAACTGGTAGTGCAACATACGCGTAATGCGGAGAAATAAAATGCGAATTTGGGCCCGTTGGTACGCATGTTGCATAAAAAACGAGCAAACAGCGACGGACGGCTCCTCCGTCTTCTTCTCAcgcctttttttcttgcgctgttacccgttatcttttcgtccactttcattttcccttttcctcattattttctacatttttaTTTCAACAAAGCTAATTACCTCTATGCTTTCCTGGGCTTTATGTGGTCGTGATTAAGAAAAATCGAgcccttcttctcgttcacagTATGGATGATAGGTTTTAGTTGGTTTTGCCTTTTGTCTTTATGTCAGGGGAAAACAcgaagtacccccccccccccgcctcccatgAATTAAGTTCTCTGCTTTTCCTCGTAAGCCCCCTCGCAGCTGTACAGATAAACACTAATTTTTCAGAGTATAGGAATCAGAGATAACCAATTTTCTCGCAGCTTGACTGCACGGTCTGAAATCGAAAGGCGTGTTTCGTTGATTACTTACATAGACAGCGCCTTTCAATTCCAGGATACAAGCTTTCGGTGATGAAATCTTTTTCCTCTAAACTCCGATGCTCTTTAAACCCATGCAACTCGTAACAAACAAGCTCAGCGGTTCCCCAGACAGCCTTTTCCAGTTGCAGTATAGCCGTGGAATTATCATTTTGAGGTCCGCGTTTCCAGTTATACCAGTCGCGGCGATCACGTCGGAGTAGAGCGTAAATCAGTAAATTATGTGTTCAGGAACGCTGATGACGATGAcctctttcgcgcatgcgcaggatCGAGTACCACAAGCCGGGCTTTCCGGATATCCAGCCTGAGGTCGTCttcggcgacggcgacggcaccGTGAATATTCGCAGCCTTCGGGGCTGCCTGCGCTTCCAGAGCGGTCAGAGCCAGCGCGTCTACGAGAAAACACTGGACAACGTGGAGCACATGAGCATCCTCTACGACAAGACCGCCATCGACTACATCAAGGCGCTCGCTATGGGAAACTGACACGCCCGAGTGTGGCCCCATTGGGACAAAAAGGCGCTGTGCGAGCAAGTGTTCGGCTTTATGTTCGCAGTGGTGGTCGCGTCGTTGCAGTCTCTAGGGTTTCTGTCTAATAGCGTTTCGGGAACGACAGGGCACGCAGTTGATGTGTGCCTCACGATTTCGCGACTGCGACCGCTATCGCCTGAGCGCAGCCGCATATGCTCTGATGGTGTGCCCCCTGCTCGCCCCACGGAACGTACTCGTTCTGTGATCAACTCTGCATGGCCAGAGCCAGATTCTGAATACTCGCCAGCTGTGACCCGCTCTAGCTGCGACCCTTACGATGCTGTACTAATTTGGAATCGTAACGCTGTGAACGTTTACTCGTACTCTCTCGGCAGCGCAGTACTGTGGCGGACACATTATACGTTCTAAGAACGAGTTGGTCACACTCTGCCCGGTCACTGGTCGCTCTgggcctcgttttttttttttcgctcatttACCTTAGCCCTTTTTGCTTCACATGAGCTCGTCCACGTCTCACGAACGGCAGTACTTCCTGGTACACCGTGGACTTTATGGAGTGGCCTGTGCCGTGGTTTGCTTACGCACACGCGTGGGGCACGGAGCCGCCCTTCCGCGTGGACTATCGTGGAAAGCGTTTCGACGCTTCTCGGCTATGGCGGCACGCAGTTGCCACGGCGAGTGCAGCGTTGTTCGTGTGGTAACAACTCGCGGAGTGATTGGGGATGTCGCATCGGTTATTTATGTCATACTTTGTCGGAATGCGCGAATTTCACCCAAGCAGCACGATAACGCGGGAAACCATTCAACGTGAGTGTTGTCGTTCTGATCGTTACCCGATGTGGAGTGGTCGAAGACGTTGTTACCGCGCACTCGGGAGTCTGCCTCTTTCGGTGCTGACCAAGCCTATCGAATTGGCTTGTCGTCTTCAAGTTTGCTTCAAAAGCACTTAGAGGCATTATTGACTGAATGCCTTGAATTAGATGTATGCAAAGAAGGAGCTAAGATCACTTTCCAAAACCACTACAATACCTGGCGAAGAAAAAGATGACAATGTGAAAATGTCTCAGGTTAAATAGAATGGCTCGGTGCTATCCTACCATTATGATGCGTATGGCATTATATGGGCGACTTAGGCGCTTTCTGCATGTGATTCACTGTGTGCTGCGAAGAGAGATCTTGCACTTTTTGTGTGTTTTACTAATATTTTGCATAGAAATGTAATCTACAATGTGTCACTATTTCCTTAATTGCGATactgtgtttagaaaaaaaaagcgtgtgcCCATTAGTATCCTCCAGTGTTGCTAAGAATCTGTGCATCTGCGACGCTCACGTGGAGGCCCTTTTTTGTCTTGATGCCCGAGACGAACAGTTGCATAGTATAAATGGAGGGGGAGGTTAAGGTTGTAACGACGTCTTGGAGGCTGCCTTTCCCGAAACTGACTCAGTCCCGGTTACAAAGTTCGGTAATTGTATTGCTTTATACAGAGGAAAGTCGTATGGAATTCACGAACCTTTTCGTTGGTAAGTGCCATTCACCATTGGCCGGCCGGTTTCGTTCATATTTCCAGCATCAGGATTGCCTGGCGTCTTCTCTTGGGAACAGTTCTATAGCGTATCAACTTTTTTGTGAAtactgtcccaacgtgggtgcggcccgcgacccctgccgaccactaaaccaagagtgggtgggaaggggttcctcaggacccaataaagttctttcctcctcctcctgggaCAGATTCGAGCCCCTTTCAATGtaaagggaaataaaaaaatatctgcGTGTCTCCTGACTGAGCTCGCAATTAAACATGTTACCCTTTTGGAGTATTTTTTGGTTAGAATTTTTGTCCTTGCATACACTAGAGCGATGAAGTCGAGAGGAAAGTTATAAAAAAACACGTGACGCCTGAGCAAATATGTCCTGGTGcttcttttcattctttgtgaagagttgcatcgga encodes the following:
- the LOC142590278 gene encoding lysosomal phospholipase A and acyltransferase-like, with protein sequence MSKAAKVALFSILCTFFSAGDTDGATILERRRNRIFATKKHPLILVPGDGGSQLEAKLNKSETVHYFCERRTTDYFDLWVNLELMVPYVLDCWVDNMRLVYDNKTRTTRPPDGVHVRVPGFGNTTTVEWLDPSQVSPTAYFTRIVEELVAHGYQRGIDVLGAPYDFRKAPNELGDYFRRLRGLIEDSYTSNDNMPVVMVCHSMGCPNLRYFFSRQPQAWKDKYVRAMVTLGGAWGGAVKALKAYASGENLGVVVINPLSVRPEQRSTPSLAYMLPNRLYWNESEVLVKTLKRSYGLADYEAFFSDIGFPDGYEMFKDTRTFMLDTTAPGVEIHCLHGRNVSTIERIEYHKPGFPDIQPEVVFGDGDGTVNIRSLRGCLRFQSGQSQRVYEKTLDNVEHMSILYDKTAIDYIKALAMGN